The following DNA comes from Puniceicoccaceae bacterium.
GATCTACGGACAATTCATCGAACACCTGGGTCGATGCATCTACGGGGGAATCTGGGCGGAAATGCTGGAGGACCGCAAGTTTTACTTCGAAGTCACTGCTGACTATGCTCCCTACACGGGTCTCGTCGACACGGAATTTCCCGTTATCGGAGCATCTCCCTGGGAGATCACTGGAAATGAAAAGGGACTCAAAATGGTCAGCAAGGACTCATTTGTGGGGGACCACACCCCCAAGCTGAAGGCCGGCACAGGCATTCGTCAGCACGACCTCGCCTGGGAAAAGGGCCGTGGATACGAAGGCTACGTATGGTTGAAACGCGCAGGTGATTCGAATGCAAAAGTCAAGGTGAGCCTGGGTGGAGTCAGTCAACCTGGCACCTTCGAGTGGACCGTCAGTGGAGACGACTACCAGAAGTTTTACTTCAACTGGGATGGCACTGCCGATACCGCAAAAGGAACCTTCGCGATTGAAGTAATTGAGGGAGCCGTTTACGTCGGAACCGCCTCCGTTATGCCTGATGACAACATCCAGGGCATGCGTGCGGACACACTCGCGCTGCTCAAACAGCTGGATGCTCCGATCTATCGCTGGCCAGGTGGTAACTTCGTGAGCGGATACGACTGGCGCGATGGTGTCGGTGATCGTGACCGCCGTCCTCCCCGTCGCAACCCGGCCTGGGATGGTGTCGAACACAATGATTTTGGAACCGACGAGTTCATTGCATTCTGTCAGATGGTCGGAGCCGACCCCGTCGTCACCGCAAACATGGGATTCGGTGACGCCTACTCCGCAGCCCAGTGGGTGGAATACTGCAATGCCGGAGGTGAAACCATCGGAGGCAAGATGCGCATCGAAAATGGCACTCATGAACCGTTCGACGTGAAATACTGGTGCGTTGGCAACGAAATGTGGGGGACCTGGCAGCTCGGCTACATGCACCTCGACCAATACGTGCTCAAACACAATCGGGCAGCCCGGGCCATGTGGGATGTTGATCCTGATCTCGTCCTGGTAGGATCAGGTGACATTCGCTCGCGCAGCACCGGACTCAACAGTGACCGCGAACGCGGCTGGTCCGAAGGATTGCTGGAAGACAGTGCGGACCACATGGACCTGATCTCTGAGCACTTTTATGCGGGTCGCACCCCGTGGTCCGAAGATCAGCGCGAACCTGTGGAACTGCACGTGACACGCATTGCGGAGTTCATTCGCATGATCACATCCGAGCATCGCAAGTTGCAGGCAAGCATGCCCCAGCTCGAGGGACGCACCGTTCCCATCGCCATGACCGAATGGAATTACTGGCACCGCGAGTATGAATACGGTGAACTCGGCTGCATCTATGACCTTCAGGATGCTCTCGGCATCGCTGCAGGTCTGCATGAGTACTATCGTCAAAGCGATCTGGTTCAGATGGCCTACTACGCTCAGACCGTCAACGTGATCGGCGCGATCAA
Coding sequences within:
- a CDS encoding alpha-L-arabinofuranosidase C-terminal domain-containing protein; this encodes MMPLITHAASVEVKLDVEQQEAPINPMIYGQFIEHLGRCIYGGIWAEMLEDRKFYFEVTADYAPYTGLVDTEFPVIGASPWEITGNEKGLKMVSKDSFVGDHTPKLKAGTGIRQHDLAWEKGRGYEGYVWLKRAGDSNAKVKVSLGGVSQPGTFEWTVSGDDYQKFYFNWDGTADTAKGTFAIEVIEGAVYVGTASVMPDDNIQGMRADTLALLKQLDAPIYRWPGGNFVSGYDWRDGVGDRDRRPPRRNPAWDGVEHNDFGTDEFIAFCQMVGADPVVTANMGFGDAYSAAQWVEYCNAGGETIGGKMRIENGTHEPFDVKYWCVGNEMWGTWQLGYMHLDQYVLKHNRAARAMWDVDPDLVLVGSGDIRSRSTGLNSDRERGWSEGLLEDSADHMDLISEHFYAGRTPWSEDQREPVELHVTRIAEFIRMITSEHRKLQASMPQLEGRTVPIAMTEWNYWHREYEYGELGCIYDLQDALGIAAGLHEYYRQSDLVQMAYYAQTVNVIGAIKTNRTEAEFESTGLILKMYREHFGDIPLALDQDFGSMDVVAALADEGKTLTVAVMNPTTESATVKLDLKGSKMGNNASMHWVTGPDTGAFNTPGKERNIDEHSKESVDTSDGLKVPALSATIFRIPLA